Part of the Nicotiana sylvestris chromosome 5, ASM39365v2, whole genome shotgun sequence genome is shown below.
catggaaacattctgatttcttgtgcaaaaactacatTTTGAGTTGCTTGGAAGATAgcttgtacaatgtctatagtgtcatggaaacttcaaaagcatTATGGAATGcgcttgagaagaagtacaagactgaggatGCCGGACTTAAGAAGTTTGTGGCTGCAagatttttggatttcaagatgattgacactaggtcggtcataactcaagtccatgaattacaagtcattgtgcatgatctccttgctgaaggtatgacccgaatcaataattttattaataagatttttcGTGTTATTAATTGTGAATTTATTATTGAATGTATGGTCATAAATGAAGCCTTTCAAGTTGCCGCTTTCATTGAGAAGTTACCTCCATGTTGGAAGGACTTTAAGAACTATCTTAAACACAAGCGGAAGGAGATGACACTTGAAGACTTGATTGTTCgtttgaggatagaagaagacaacaaaaatgctgaaaagaagtcacgtggaAACTCGACAATAATAAGGGCTAACATTGTTGAGGAGGCGCcacaaaataagaaaagaaagaaggcttctgggCCAAAGAATTACCCGAGCAAGaaaaagttcaagggtaattgccacaactgtggaaaatctgggcataaggccgtggattgtcgtgcaccaaagaatgataagaagaagaagaagaatcaagctaacatggttgaaaatgctgaagaaatggaggacttgtgtgcaatgttgtctgaatgcaacttggtaggaaatcctaaagaatggtggattgattctggagccacccgccatgtttgtgctaacaaggagttattttcttcCTATGCCCCCGCAGGACCCGATGAGAAAATTTTTATGGGAAATTCGTCTACAgccaaaattgaaggagttggcaaGATTGCGTTGAAGATGACGTCGGGAAAAATTGTGACTCTAAACCAAGTTCTCCACGTtccagaaattcgcaagaatcttgtgtctacctcacttcttgtcaagaatggattcaaatgtatttttgtttctaatagtgttATACTAAGTAAGAATGATGtgtatgtaggaaaaggttacctgaatgagggcctttttaagctaaatgtaatagcagttcctatAAATAAAGTTAatgcttcttcttacttacttgagtcaaacgcTTTATGGCATGCACGCTTAGGTCACGTCAACTTCAAAACATtgcgaaaaatgataaatttagaagtcttgccaaaatttgattgcattaattctaaatgtcaaatatgtgtggaatcaaagtatgctaagcatccttataagtccgttgaaaggacctcaagtcctttagacttaattcacacagatatttgcgacatgaagtcaacaccatctcgcggtgggaaaaagtattttattacttttattgacgatagcacgAGATATTGCTAcgtttatttacttaatagtaaagatgaggcaattgatgctttcaagcaatacaagagtgaagttgaaatacaactaaacaaaaagatcaaaatgataagaagtgataggggtgacgaatatgaatctccttttgaagaaatatgtttggaaaatagcattattcaccaaacaactgccccttactctccacaatcCAATAGAATTGCAGAGAGAAAGAATCGAACgttgaaagagatgatgaatgCGTTGTTGATAAGCTCTGGTttaccacagaacttgtggggggaagcaatacttacagctaaccgaataatcaaccgtgtacctcatagtaaaacacagtccattccttatgaaaaatGGAAATGAAGGAAGCCCagcttgaaatacttcaaagtgtgggggtgtttagctaaggtacaagttcctaaacctaaaagggttaagataggtccaaaaacggttgattgtgtatttattggatatgtaaccaatagcaaggcatatcgttttctggttcataaatcagaaaatcctgagattcacgttaatacgataatagaatcagataatgctgaattctttgaaactatttatccgtataaaaaggaaagtgaatTGACCTATaaaaagtcaaaacgacctcgggaggaaataataaataatatgcCCAATGAGGAAAATCCGAGAAGAAGTAAACGTCAACGGACatctacttcattcggtccagattttctgactttcctgctagaaaatgagcctcgtaccttcaaggaagcaatgtcttcctcagaagcacaatattggaaagaagctgtcaatagtgaaatagaatccatattgagcaaccatacctgagaattggttgatcttcctccaggtaacaaaacattgggttctaaatggattttcaagaagaaaatgaaagatgatggtactattgacaaatacaaggcaagacttgttgtcaaaggatttagacagcgagaaggtcttgactattttgacacatactcgccggtaacaagaattacatccattcggatgctaatagcattagccgccttgtatggtcttcaaatccatcaaatggatgtaaaaacattcttcttaaatggtgatctagaggaagaaatttacatgaaccaacctgaagggtttgtggttccggaaaaagaaaagaaggtgtgtcgacttgttaagtccctttataGACTAAAACAAGCACCTAAGCAATGGCAttcgaaatttgaccaaacaatgttgtcaaatggctttaagattaatgaatgtgataagtgtgtttacattaagaacattccaaatcatatagtaattgtttgcttatatgttgatgatatgctaataatgagcaaagacattgccgacattcaagctactaagtgtatgcttgctagtaagtttgatatgaaagacttaggagttgccgatgtaattctaggaattaaaatccagaggactcctcaaggtctagctttgtctcaatcacattacgtgaaaatggtacttgaaaaattcaaacacttgaaatttagaagtgcaagaactccaattgacttaaaccatcatcttataaagaataaaggtgaaaacacgtctcaattggagtatgctcgtgtATTGGGAAGCTTAATGTATATCATGAACTGTACACGTcctgatatagcttgtgcaataagtaaacttagtcgattcacaagtaatcccaacaaaTATCACTgggtggcaatgaaacgagttctgggatatttggaatatacccaagactacgctttacattacaataaatatcctgcggttatcgaaggatatagtgattcgaattggataaccggctcaacagaaacaaagtccacaagtggatatgtttttactgttggtggaggagcagtatcttggaagtcttccaaacagacgtgcatcgctcgctctacaatggaatcagagtttatagcTTTGGATAAGGCCGgcgaagaagctgaatggcttcgaaatttcttagaagacattccgttctggccaaaacctttggctcctatatgcatacattgcgatagtgaggctgcaataggacgggcagggaacgttatgtataacggaaagtcacgtcatatacgacgaagacataacaccgttagacaactactttctagtgaaattatcactattgattatgtaagatcaaaggataatgtggcggatccgcttacaaaaggcttaactagagagggagttgagaaatcatctaaaggaatgggactatggccgaggacaagtcaacatggcggtaactctacctagaattttggattttccgagatctaggttcaaggagctcaaacaaagttgtgattgaccggttcaacattgtcaaagtAAAGTCTTTGGTCccttctcgtgatgaagacaatgttcagtaacaaggatagaactttacacgttctttaatgattacctAAGTTTGATGTGGTATTTATCAAATTGTGTCAATCTAGAGGATTAcatgtttaggaatcacctatgtaagtgtaaAGTGGAAGCCGCTTCAAtgagaattctgtaaggccaattctctacgcacttatgaaaccgggaggtgttcatggctgaaacgaacacaacaatgagaaccaaaagacggttaagggttgattgtgtgacatatggttgtctaggtatacactaaagttcgacggttcaaaaatatcaaatctaccgattgaccgagtatatccgacatatgctcactacggaaagttcaaagggaaacctacttatccagatgcaattaatccttacttgcaaatCACACAACTTTCATCGATGATCATTCTTGTTACAgccattcccattcatgtgggggattgttggactttaagcatTGGGCTTTAAAGACTTTAAGCGTTGAGCTTTAAAGTCTAAGAGTGTGAATTGGGAATTTgtgggaaataaaatggagggaaatgaaaatttgaatCAAGTGAGCTTTTGTCATGAACTTTGTACCACATTGGTGAAAGACAACTACACTTGTGTGTATAAATACGGGATCACTTCTtagagctcttaaaaggagttgaagagaatgaaccctcgcgccgtcgtcgctcgctcggctcggcttcggctttggctttggctttggatttggatttggatttggaaaacGATCGATAAGattttttttggacaaaatttatttaattaattatttaataattaattaaatgtcaGATCACTGCTGAAGATTCAGAAAGTATAGTCTGGCCGCGATCCTggcgtaaccgcggtaggaccgcgCCAGAACCCTTCTGCAGATTCAGAGGGCCACTCTGGCCGCGGTCCTGGCGTAACCGCTGTAGGACCGCGGCAGACGGCGTAAACTTCTGAAAAGGCACTTTTTCCAAAACAAACATCACACCTCTTCCAataattgcctataaattctgaggcatgGCTTCGGTTTTGAGATGCCAAAAACATTAGAGAACTTTCTTCTTTCTGAAAATACTGCAttctaattcgcagtctctctctctcaaatttgGAAgcgtgattttgctccgttctttgagttcgttggtatcctgcagtttgtattgccactgttgta
Proteins encoded:
- the LOC104215099 gene encoding retrovirus-related Pol polyprotein from transposon TNT 1-94 isoform X3, producing MEKYHQEALEVTKAVSRLIALALDLDADFFGQPEFLGKPIGTLRLLHYEGKLSDPSTGIFGAGAHTDYGLITLLATDDVCGLQICKDKDAKPQIWEYVPPLKGAFVVNLGDMLERWSNGIFRSTLHRVLGNGQERYSIAYFVEPSHDCLVECLATCQSKDNPPRNMSNENQTNGNVAGTGATVTSVAASSSRSTPAHAMAGKFSSIDFKRWQMKMLFYLTTLSLQRFIKEDPLVLAEGTPDDERFVVTEAWKHSDFLCKNYILSCLEDSLYNVYSVMETSKALWNALEKKYKTEDAGLKKFVAARFLDFKMIDTRSVITQVHELQVIVHDLLAEAFQVAAFIEKLPPCWKDFKNYLKHKRKEMTLEDLIVRLRIEEDNKNAEKKSRGNSTIIRANIVEEAPQNKKRKKASGPKNYPSKKKFKGNCHNCGKSGHKAVDCRAPKNDKKKKKNQANMVENAEEMEDLCAMLSECNLVGNPKEWWIDSGATRHVCANKELFSSYAPAGPDEKIFMGNSSTAKIEGVGKIALKMTSGKIVTLNQVLHVPEIRKNLVSTSLLVKNGFKCIFVSNSVILSKNDVYVGKGYLNEGLFKLNVIAVPINKVNASSYLLESNALWHARLGHVNFKTLRKMINLEVLPKFDCINSKCQICVESKYAKHPYKSVERTSSPLDLIHTDICDMKSTPSRGGKKYFITFIDDSTRYCYVYLLNSKDEAIDAFKQYKSEVEIQLNKKIKMIRSDRGDEYESPFEEICLENSIIHQTTAPYSPQSNRIAERKNRTLKEMMNALLISSGLPQNLWGEAILTANRIINRVPHSKTQSIPYEKWK
- the LOC104215099 gene encoding retrovirus-related Pol polyprotein from transposon TNT 1-94 isoform X1; the encoded protein is MANSNKNGIASTNISALHCIDLSSPDIHTSVSLLKKACLDSGFFYVVNHKISQEFTDEVFAQSKKLFDLPLEEKMKLLRNEKHRGYTPVLDEHLDAVNQINGDYKEGYYIGVEALEDDPDAQRPFYGSNVWPTAGILPGWRETMEKYHQEALEVTKAVSRLIALALDLDADFFGQPEFLGKPIGTLRLLHYEGKLSDPSTGIFGAGAHTDYGLITLLATDDVCGLQICKDKDAKPQIWEYVPPLKGAFVVNLGDMLERWSNGIFRSTLHRVLGNGQERYSIAYFVEPSHDCLVECLATCQSKDNPPRNMSNENQTNGNVAGTGATVTSVAASSSRSTPAHAMAGKFSSIDFKRWQMKMLFYLTTLSLQRFIKEDPLVLAEGTPDDERFVVTEAWKHSDFLCKNYILSCLEDSLYNVYSVMETSKALWNALEKKYKTEDAGLKKFVAARFLDFKMIDTRSVITQVHELQVIVHDLLAEAFQVAAFIEKLPPCWKDFKNYLKHKRKEMTLEDLIVRLRIEEDNKNAEKKSRGNSTIIRANIVEEAPQNKKRKKASGPKNYPSKKKFKGNCHNCGKSGHKAVDCRAPKNDKKKKKNQANMVENAEEMEDLCAMLSECNLVGNPKEWWIDSGATRHVCANKELFSSYAPAGPDEKIFMGNSSTAKIEGVGKIALKMTSGKIVTLNQVLHVPEIRKNLVSTSLLVKNGFKCIFVSNSVILSKNDVYVGKGYLNEGLFKLNVIAVPINKVNASSYLLESNALWHARLGHVNFKTLRKMINLEVLPKFDCINSKCQICVESKYAKHPYKSVERTSSPLDLIHTDICDMKSTPSRGGKKYFITFIDDSTRYCYVYLLNSKDEAIDAFKQYKSEVEIQLNKKIKMIRSDRGDEYESPFEEICLENSIIHQTTAPYSPQSNRIAERKNRTLKEMMNALLISSGLPQNLWGEAILTANRIINRVPHSKTQSIPYEKWK
- the LOC104215099 gene encoding retrovirus-related Pol polyprotein from transposon TNT 1-94 isoform X2, coding for MILMLRDHFMGQMCGLLQVKLVSILQGILPGWRETMEKYHQEALEVTKAVSRLIALALDLDADFFGQPEFLGKPIGTLRLLHYEGKLSDPSTGIFGAGAHTDYGLITLLATDDVCGLQICKDKDAKPQIWEYVPPLKGAFVVNLGDMLERWSNGIFRSTLHRVLGNGQERYSIAYFVEPSHDCLVECLATCQSKDNPPRNMSNENQTNGNVAGTGATVTSVAASSSRSTPAHAMAGKFSSIDFKRWQMKMLFYLTTLSLQRFIKEDPLVLAEGTPDDERFVVTEAWKHSDFLCKNYILSCLEDSLYNVYSVMETSKALWNALEKKYKTEDAGLKKFVAARFLDFKMIDTRSVITQVHELQVIVHDLLAEAFQVAAFIEKLPPCWKDFKNYLKHKRKEMTLEDLIVRLRIEEDNKNAEKKSRGNSTIIRANIVEEAPQNKKRKKASGPKNYPSKKKFKGNCHNCGKSGHKAVDCRAPKNDKKKKKNQANMVENAEEMEDLCAMLSECNLVGNPKEWWIDSGATRHVCANKELFSSYAPAGPDEKIFMGNSSTAKIEGVGKIALKMTSGKIVTLNQVLHVPEIRKNLVSTSLLVKNGFKCIFVSNSVILSKNDVYVGKGYLNEGLFKLNVIAVPINKVNASSYLLESNALWHARLGHVNFKTLRKMINLEVLPKFDCINSKCQICVESKYAKHPYKSVERTSSPLDLIHTDICDMKSTPSRGGKKYFITFIDDSTRYCYVYLLNSKDEAIDAFKQYKSEVEIQLNKKIKMIRSDRGDEYESPFEEICLENSIIHQTTAPYSPQSNRIAERKNRTLKEMMNALLISSGLPQNLWGEAILTANRIINRVPHSKTQSIPYEKWK